A single genomic interval of Primulina huaijiensis isolate GDHJ02 chromosome 7, ASM1229523v2, whole genome shotgun sequence harbors:
- the LOC140981113 gene encoding probable choline kinase 2 isoform X2 — protein MGSSDMSTNCETRQNRIPDEAMTILKSMAAQWDDITDVNALQVIPLKGAMTNEVYQIKWLTNSTHELYPRSRKVLVRIYGEGVDIFFDRQNEIRTFEFISRKEQGPLLLGRFSTGRIEEFIRARTLTASDLRDPEISALIAAKMKEFHSLDMPGSKSIVLWDRLLNWLKDAKRLSSPQEAEAFQLSVMEDEIYVLEKSLTTAHQLVGFCHNDLQYGNIMMDEETKLITIIDYEYASYNPIAFDLANHFCEMAADYHTETPHIMDYSKYPARFKRASNVLAYISELLSQPSNFEVEQLVEQVEKYTLASHLLWGLWGIISVFAI, from the exons ATGGGATCCTCGGATATGTCAACCAATTGCGAAACCAGACAGAATCGGATTCCGGATGAGGCGATGACGATATTGAAATCGATGGCGGCGCAATGGGACGACATAACCGACGTGAACGCGCTTCAAGTGATTCCGCTCAAGGGTGCTATGACTAACGAGGTGTACCAGATAAAATGGCTCACCAATTCAACGCATGAATTGTATCCGAGATCCAGGAAAGTGCTGgtaagaatttacggtgaaggCGTGGACATATTTTTCGATCGCCAGAATGAGATCCGCACGTTTGAGTTCATTTCCAGGAAAGAACAAGGCCCTCTCTTGCTTGGACGCTTCTCTACTGGACGCATCGAAGAGTTCATTCGCGCTCGG ACACTTACAGCATCTGATCTGCGTGATCCTGAGATATCTGCTCTCATAGCTGCTAAAATGAAGGAGTTTCACAGTCTAGATATGCCTGGATCCAAGAGCATTGTCCTCTGGGATAGATTGCT TAACTGGCTTAAAGATGCCAAACGATTGTCTTCGCCACAAGAAGCTGAGGCCTTTCAGTTAAGTGTCATGGAAGATGAAATATATGTACTGGAGAAAAGTTTAACTACAGCTCATCAGCTTGTAGGATTCTGCCACAACGACTTGCAATATGGTAACATAATGATGGATGAAGAAACCAAATTAATTACCATAATT GATTATGAATATGCAAGTTACAACCCTATAGCTTTCGATCTTGCGAATCATTTCTGTGAGATGGCCGCTGACTACCATACAGAAACTCCTCATATTATGGACTACAGTAAATATCCAG CCAGGTTTAAAAGAGCGTCAAACGTTCTTGCATATATATCTGAGTTGCTCAG TCAACCTAGTAACTTTGAGGTTGAGCAATTGGTAGAGCAAGTGGAGAAGTATACTCTTGCAAGCCATCTCCTCTGGGGCTTATGGGGCATAATATCGGTATTTGCTATATAA
- the LOC140981113 gene encoding probable choline kinase 2 isoform X1 has protein sequence MGSSDMSTNCETRQNRIPDEAMTILKSMAAQWDDITDVNALQVIPLKGAMTNEVYQIKWLTNSTHELYPRSRKVLVRIYGEGVDIFFDRQNEIRTFEFISRKEQGPLLLGRFSTGRIEEFIRARTLTASDLRDPEISALIAAKMKEFHSLDMPGSKSIVLWDRLLNWLKDAKRLSSPQEAEAFQLSVMEDEIYVLEKSLTTAHQLVGFCHNDLQYGNIMMDEETKLITIIDYEYASYNPIAFDLANHFCEMAADYHTETPHIMDYSKYPGLKERQTFLHIYLSCSGSQPSNFEVEQLVEQVEKYTLASHLLWGLWGIISVFAI, from the exons ATGGGATCCTCGGATATGTCAACCAATTGCGAAACCAGACAGAATCGGATTCCGGATGAGGCGATGACGATATTGAAATCGATGGCGGCGCAATGGGACGACATAACCGACGTGAACGCGCTTCAAGTGATTCCGCTCAAGGGTGCTATGACTAACGAGGTGTACCAGATAAAATGGCTCACCAATTCAACGCATGAATTGTATCCGAGATCCAGGAAAGTGCTGgtaagaatttacggtgaaggCGTGGACATATTTTTCGATCGCCAGAATGAGATCCGCACGTTTGAGTTCATTTCCAGGAAAGAACAAGGCCCTCTCTTGCTTGGACGCTTCTCTACTGGACGCATCGAAGAGTTCATTCGCGCTCGG ACACTTACAGCATCTGATCTGCGTGATCCTGAGATATCTGCTCTCATAGCTGCTAAAATGAAGGAGTTTCACAGTCTAGATATGCCTGGATCCAAGAGCATTGTCCTCTGGGATAGATTGCT TAACTGGCTTAAAGATGCCAAACGATTGTCTTCGCCACAAGAAGCTGAGGCCTTTCAGTTAAGTGTCATGGAAGATGAAATATATGTACTGGAGAAAAGTTTAACTACAGCTCATCAGCTTGTAGGATTCTGCCACAACGACTTGCAATATGGTAACATAATGATGGATGAAGAAACCAAATTAATTACCATAATT GATTATGAATATGCAAGTTACAACCCTATAGCTTTCGATCTTGCGAATCATTTCTGTGAGATGGCCGCTGACTACCATACAGAAACTCCTCATATTATGGACTACAGTAAATATCCAG GTTTAAAAGAGCGTCAAACGTTCTTGCATATATATCTGAGTTGCTCAG GCAGTCAACCTAGTAACTTTGAGGTTGAGCAATTGGTAGAGCAAGTGGAGAAGTATACTCTTGCAAGCCATCTCCTCTGGGGCTTATGGGGCATAATATCGGTATTTGCTATATAA
- the LOC140981113 gene encoding probable choline kinase 2 isoform X3 has product MGSSDMSTNCETRQNRIPDEAMTILKSMAAQWDDITDVNALQVIPLKGAMTNEVYQIKWLTNSTHELYPRSRKVLVRIYGEGVDIFFDRQNEIRTFEFISRKEQGPLLLGRFSTGRIEEFIRARTLTASDLRDPEISALIAAKMKEFHSLDMPGSKSIVLWDRLLNWLKDAKRLSSPQEAEAFQLSVMEDEIYVLEKSLTTAHQLVGFCHNDLQYGNIMMDEETKLITIIDYEYASYNPIAFDLANHFCEMAADYHTETPHIMDYSKYPGLKERQTFLHIYLSCSVNLVTLRLSNW; this is encoded by the exons ATGGGATCCTCGGATATGTCAACCAATTGCGAAACCAGACAGAATCGGATTCCGGATGAGGCGATGACGATATTGAAATCGATGGCGGCGCAATGGGACGACATAACCGACGTGAACGCGCTTCAAGTGATTCCGCTCAAGGGTGCTATGACTAACGAGGTGTACCAGATAAAATGGCTCACCAATTCAACGCATGAATTGTATCCGAGATCCAGGAAAGTGCTGgtaagaatttacggtgaaggCGTGGACATATTTTTCGATCGCCAGAATGAGATCCGCACGTTTGAGTTCATTTCCAGGAAAGAACAAGGCCCTCTCTTGCTTGGACGCTTCTCTACTGGACGCATCGAAGAGTTCATTCGCGCTCGG ACACTTACAGCATCTGATCTGCGTGATCCTGAGATATCTGCTCTCATAGCTGCTAAAATGAAGGAGTTTCACAGTCTAGATATGCCTGGATCCAAGAGCATTGTCCTCTGGGATAGATTGCT TAACTGGCTTAAAGATGCCAAACGATTGTCTTCGCCACAAGAAGCTGAGGCCTTTCAGTTAAGTGTCATGGAAGATGAAATATATGTACTGGAGAAAAGTTTAACTACAGCTCATCAGCTTGTAGGATTCTGCCACAACGACTTGCAATATGGTAACATAATGATGGATGAAGAAACCAAATTAATTACCATAATT GATTATGAATATGCAAGTTACAACCCTATAGCTTTCGATCTTGCGAATCATTTCTGTGAGATGGCCGCTGACTACCATACAGAAACTCCTCATATTATGGACTACAGTAAATATCCAG GTTTAAAAGAGCGTCAAACGTTCTTGCATATATATCTGAGTTGCTCAG TCAACCTAGTAACTTTGAGGTTGAGCAATTGGTAG
- the LOC140981113 gene encoding probable choline kinase 2 isoform X4, translating to MGSSDMSTNCETRQNRIPDEAMTILKSMAAQWDDITDVNALQVIPLKGAMTNEVYQIKWLTNSTHELYPRSRKVLVRIYGEGVDIFFDRQNEIRTFEFISRKEQGPLLLGRFSTGRIEEFIRARTLTASDLRDPEISALIAAKMKEFHSLDMPGSKSIVLWDRLLNWLKDAKRLSSPQEAEAFQLSVMEDEIYVLEKSLTTAHQLVGFCHNDLQYGNIMMDEETKLITIIDYEYASYNPIAFDLANHFCEMAADYHTETPHIMDYSKYPARFKRASNVLAYISELLRQST from the exons ATGGGATCCTCGGATATGTCAACCAATTGCGAAACCAGACAGAATCGGATTCCGGATGAGGCGATGACGATATTGAAATCGATGGCGGCGCAATGGGACGACATAACCGACGTGAACGCGCTTCAAGTGATTCCGCTCAAGGGTGCTATGACTAACGAGGTGTACCAGATAAAATGGCTCACCAATTCAACGCATGAATTGTATCCGAGATCCAGGAAAGTGCTGgtaagaatttacggtgaaggCGTGGACATATTTTTCGATCGCCAGAATGAGATCCGCACGTTTGAGTTCATTTCCAGGAAAGAACAAGGCCCTCTCTTGCTTGGACGCTTCTCTACTGGACGCATCGAAGAGTTCATTCGCGCTCGG ACACTTACAGCATCTGATCTGCGTGATCCTGAGATATCTGCTCTCATAGCTGCTAAAATGAAGGAGTTTCACAGTCTAGATATGCCTGGATCCAAGAGCATTGTCCTCTGGGATAGATTGCT TAACTGGCTTAAAGATGCCAAACGATTGTCTTCGCCACAAGAAGCTGAGGCCTTTCAGTTAAGTGTCATGGAAGATGAAATATATGTACTGGAGAAAAGTTTAACTACAGCTCATCAGCTTGTAGGATTCTGCCACAACGACTTGCAATATGGTAACATAATGATGGATGAAGAAACCAAATTAATTACCATAATT GATTATGAATATGCAAGTTACAACCCTATAGCTTTCGATCTTGCGAATCATTTCTGTGAGATGGCCGCTGACTACCATACAGAAACTCCTCATATTATGGACTACAGTAAATATCCAG CCAGGTTTAAAAGAGCGTCAAACGTTCTTGCATATATATCTGAGTTGCTCAG GCAGTCAACCTAG
- the LOC140981321 gene encoding probable WRKY transcription factor 14, translating into MQPVFSRAVMENYQGDLSDIVRASVSGGSITVNSTASTSFTDMQFPSNQIGCYSENHCDDNFGDPFNQLGDPLRVDTPVSGYVLNPNTMKPSSSSNRGFEAFGGSYRNPSVNLADHMMMDDEIKKRPSDLFSRMLQISSNPKLPAVSPCDHPPVGAAASSSLLSNDQVLTFPDSSKLGCLVESPGLQISPPPNTGIKRRKSQAKKVVSIPAPSPANTSHSGEVPSDLWAWRKYGQKPIKGSPFPRGYYRCSSSKGCSARKQVERSRTDPSMLVITYTSEHNHPWPTQRNALAGSTRSQPIKTNPATRKSPNSQAQDQSSSPNEEEREKTTENVGNHAILKEEKDPDFDNRYLEMHDHYEDFFRDLGEIEPDPLDLLFTQGFSRDHEGCENKTLDPFSFYDWPANYNYPATRAQHHHQPGP; encoded by the exons ATGCAGCCAGTTTTTTCGAGAGCGGTGATGGAGAATTATCAGGGTGATTTATCTGACATAGTCCGTGCCAGCGTCAGCGGAGGCAGCATAACTGTAAATTCGACTGCCTCCACCTCTTTCACAGATATGCAGTTTCCCAGCAACCAAATCGGCTGTTATTCAGAAAACCACTGTGATGATAATTTTGGGGACCCGTTCAATCAGTTGGGAGATCCGCTCCGCGTCGATACCCCGGTATCCGGATATGTTCTCAACCCGAATACGATGAAGCCCAGCAGTTCAAGCAATAGAGGATTTGAAGCTTTCGGAGGATCATATCGTAACCCTAGCGTAAATCTTgctgatcatatgatgatggaTGATGAGATAAAGAAAAGACCTTCTGATTTGTTCTCGAGGATGCTGCAGATCTCTTCGAATCCTAAGCTGCCTGCTGTATCACCATGTGATCATCCTCCGGTTGGGGCTGCCGCTTCTTCCTCGTTATTATCAAATGATCAAGTATTGACTTTCCCAGATAGCTCCAAACTAGGTTGCTTGGTGGAGAGCCCAGGTTTGCAGATCTCGCCTCCGCCAAATACGGGGATTAAAAGGAG GAAAAGCCAGGCGAAGAAGGTTGTTTCTATACCGGCTCCGTCACCTGCAAACACCAGTCATAGTGGAGAAGTTCCTTCTGATCTTTGGGCTTGGCGAAAGTACGGACAGAAGCCAATTAAGGGCTCCCCTTTTCCACG GGGTTATTACAGATGCAGTAGTTCCAAGGGATGTTCTGCAAGAAAGCAAGTTGAGCGGAGCAGAACCGACCCCAGTATGCTGGTGATAACCTACACTTCGGAGCATAACCATCCATGGCCAACACAGAGAAATGCTCTCGCGGGCTCCACAAGATCGCAACCAATCAAAACTAATCCTGCTACAAGAAAATCACCGAATTCCCAAGCCCAAGATCAGTCTTCAAGCCCCAATGAAGAAGAGAGAGAAAAAACCACAGAAAATGTTGGGAATCATGCAATTTTGAAAGAAGAAAAGGATCCAGATTTCGACAACCGGTACTTAGAGATGCACGACCACTATGAAGACTTTTTTAGGGATTTGGGAGAAATTGAGCCCGATCCATTAGATCTTTTGTTCACGCAAGGATTTTCCCGTGATCACGAGGGCTGTGAAAACAAGACTTTGGATCCTTTCAGCTTTTATGATTGGCCTGCAAACTACAATTATCCGGCCACCAGAGCGCAGCACCACCACCAACCTGGCCCCTGA